GACTTAATGAAGTTAAGGGGAATTAATAGCAGAGCCAGATGTAACTGCTTCGTTGTCACGTTGAAGGGACCTCCATACAAGTGGTTTAAGAGACTTaagccagggtccatcaggtcatgGCAATAATGCATTGACAAAATTCTCTAGTAGCACCATACAGTGCGCAATTACACCATGCTAGGtactagcctcgctaacataaagcaaggcgaAGGCGAAAGCCTAAAGAGCGAAGGTTTAATATGGAGGTGGCTAAGGTAGGAAGCCTGACcagaggagaactcaagatggcaatcacggATGGAGTGCACCTAGGCAATAAgttatgggataatatgctcaaaaaagaggtcactgacttagacgacttctatgaaagagcacaaaagtacattccagttgaggatggccatgagaacctaaaGGCAGAAAAAAGTGAATCCACTTTCAAGCCCTTGGCCCATGAAGGCTCAAATGGTACAAAGAAGAAAATAGGGTATGAATGGCCAAGGGACAGCCACTAAAGAAAGCACATACGCAAAGGTGAACCCAGGCAAACGCCATACATTTTCTACACAAACCTGACAGATACCAGGCAACATATCTTCCCCATAAACGAGAATAATGTGCCCTTCAAAAGACCCCCACAGATGAAGGGAGACCAATCCAAAAGGGACCCAGTAAGTATTGTCAGTACCACAAGGGTATTGGCCACACCACGACGGAATGTACCCACTTGAAAgtagaaattgaggaactcatacgTAGGGGGAACTTAGGCAGATACATCAGAGGGAAAAACCCAGGACTAGAAGATCAGCCATCCTATCCACAGGCTCGAGAGCGAGCCCCAGAAGTACAGGGATAAGTAAGTACAGTGTTCGGAGGTCCAGGATTCAGAGGAGAGTCGAGGAAGAAACGAGATAGATATGTCAGGGAAGCAAGGTGAAGTCTACCCCTGTGCACCATGAGCCTAGAGAAGTGACCCCCAAAGAAATTTAAGGGGGAAAATGATTCGATAACCTTCATAGAGGAAGATGTGTGAGGGGTGCATTTCCCCCACAGCGACCCCCTGGTGCTGTCCGTCCAACTTGCCAATATGAGAGTGCATCGAGTCCTTGTGGACAATTGTAGCTCCATAGATATCTTACATCGCCCcgcattggagaagatgggcttgtGAGTTAGGAACTTATAACCCAGCCATAACCCCTTATATGGATTCACTGGTGATCCAATACAACCTTTAGGAGTCTTTCAGTTATcgctcaccatgggggagcaacccagacaaaccattgtcatgatgaactttgttctagtagattgtgcttcgactttcaatgcagtattagggagaccctagAACCGATAGGATGGTGATACATGGAGGCGTAAACCCACATTCACACTTGGGGGTGGATGACACGGGTATACCCCAAGCATGGAATGCAGAACATCTCAATGAATATTACCAGTAAGACTTTTGCATATAATGCATAAATATATGTACCTTGTTTGTTTGCCTTATGTTAATTTCAGTAGTTAAAAATTAAAGAGGTTGCCCAGATAACCTCATAGTAGTTGCAATGTTGCCATACGTGCCTTTGTAGTCTGCTTACTATCAATGAAAATGTTTCCTATCTCGCATATTACATTCCTTCTATATAAATGCGCCTATATAAAAAATATGCACAAATGGTCAAAAACTATGTTGGGAGAAAAACAATCAAAGTGCCCAATGGaatgaatcccaccaagcacttgggggcaAAATATGAGGTATatataatggaaaaaaaaaaagcctTGCAGGGCATCTCCTGgattcataaggattagctacccttatggatgCCAAAGGAGCCAAAAGGTTCCATAAGGATAACCTTGTGATAGGCTTATACTTCCTCGAGGGGTAAGGCCTTAAGGAGGACGTCCACCAATAAGCttagagtggccaccaagccatctagccaaaaagtGTTCGACAAGAGACGCTTGTGAAAAGAAGTCAAAAGATTTCACAAGGACAAAGTCCTAATAAAGGCTAATACCTCCACGAGGGGTAAGACCTCAAGGAGAGCATCCATTAATGGCCACCAattcgtctagccaaaaagggtcctaaattagacccttgaaaaaatagtactatgcataatgacgagaaggacacttctcgcacaaaataacaagcgtgcgcaaagaatataaaaggatgccaagaacccaaagggttaacgtgtccttacaagtatagtcaaggtgcTCCAAAAAGACTATCATCATCAATCCATGGAAGACATAAGGAATTCATCAAAAAAGAAAGGGACTTTGACATGATAACCAAAATAGAATGACAAAGGCAAGGAAGACTAGTGCATCCTCGTAGTCGATATAAAAAATAAGCAAGGAAATAGAAATGAAGAGCCCCACATATTATTAAAGACTTACAAGGAGgtccatataaaaaaaacaacacagaGGGTTACACAACAACAATATACATATAAGTAAGCTTGGGAGAGGGGATTATGGGTTTCCACCCAAGCCTTTCCACTCAACAATCTTCCCAATCGCATACTCTCCAATGGGAGACAAGTTCACATTAGGATTGGTCCTCCACACGACGTGCAATGTACGTTGGACTATACCATTCTCGACATTTACCAGTTCAGCTTCGAGAGCATTAATCTTCTCATTTGCGGTATGAATAATGGCTTCGAGCCTAGTATTAGAGTGAGAGGTCAAAGCAGCCTTGCCCAGTGCAGCATCCCTCTCGCAAACCGCCTCAGCAAGCTGACCTTCCAAATCGTTGGCCCGTGCGGTCATACAATCTTTCTCTGCCTCGGCCCTATAGAGGTTCTTCATCACCTCTTCAAGCTTGAGCTTTAACCGTTGCGTGGACGAGGAGCTCAAGGTGACAAAATGCTGACCCATGACGGAAGCCTATGTAAAAAcacagaaaaaaaaataaaacatcaaTGGTCAGACAATATCAAAATTGAAAAGCATGCATTAAGTGTTTTAACAAGCACCTACAGAGAGGCTCACATATAAGCCTCACCCAACTCAGCATCTAGAATATCATACATAGACCCCCACTCGCCTTCAAAAATATTACCCATGTAatggcactactacaaaaattacatgataagtcggttaaaAACTGACATCcgaatgttcataagtcggttgggaactgacttcccatgcagtgacttatgatgtaaaaacatggtaggtcagttggcgccaaaccgacatctggtgtaagacatggtacgtCGGTGGAAAACCGacatctggtgtaagacatggtacgtCGGTTGCAAACCGACCTctagtgtaagacatggtaggtcggttgtacaccgacctctggtgtaaaacATGATATGTCGGTTCACAGCCGACTTATGGTGTAGACATCTATTGTCAGTTTTAGTAGAACCGACTTATGGTgtttttttctcttaaaaagtGTATTATGCCCAAAACAAATCATGTTTTTTATACAAACAaactgaacaaaacaaaacatatattacaataatataaaatactagaatttgaactaagtatctaaaataacgagtcttaagttaattacaaaatgactcacataagcattgtaaactatagttaggcaacaaaagtgtgtatatcttcaagaaagtctaagttaacattgtaagtatatctcattaaaagtctaagttaacaaaaGTGAGTGGACCTATGTAGTACTCATCATATCCATTACGCATTGTGCCCATTCTTCACGtacttcattgatctcatcctttgtgtAATAGTTCTTCCCAccacactaaaacaaaattcattgcatgagttgaattaatatatttaatcttaaggtaaagctagaactttaataatgaatattttcacttacattactagttagccatcgcattgaaaactcatttgtcacgaagtccttcatcatcctcataacatagAACTCACATtgtactgattgtaatggttgacGAGGACACTTAACTGTTCTCCACGCGACTTCCTTAGTTTTTGCATTATTTGTGCTTAAATGTTGAAAGacactaaataataataacataaacatttagatgttgttaattttaaatgaattaaaGAGTATGTAGTTAATTGGTTAGATTTTTACCGAGAAATGAGAGATTTGATTTCATCTGGTGGAAAATTGTGAAGAGAATCCAGGAAATAGCATAATTGGTGAtcaaaatcaattattataagcatccaatgctttctaacaaaaacacaaaaatatttcattattaatattatatatattcactaacaaaatactaaaagtaaaaaACTTACCCCTTATGATATGGCAACAACCACATCTGACCCGGATTTGAATCAAGCATACGCTTTGATACCGATTCAACTCGTTCTTCTTCAGTGGATCCAACATTTGATAACCAAATTGGCTCAACAAAACGAAAAAAGTGACTGATCTCTCTTTTCACTAATTGGAAGTATAAAATCCTTCATAAAAAATATATCtctgttaaatttataaaataagttatgaacaaacttataattattttaaaaatctttGATACCTGATATATAACGATACACGTGATGCTCCAATCTCTTCCATTAAGCCAACATGGACTATATCTTCTTGTGAGATATATAAATCATTCTCATGGCTGAATATCTCAAAATCCATCGTAATTTTGATCATGAAACTTGGCTCCACATACTTCACGGTAGTTAATAGACACTTGAGAAATCGAGGAGCCCCACTAGGAATCTTGAAGAGTATCGGGGCACTAGCTTTAATTGACACTACTTCATTTTGACTAGGAAGTTTTTGGGAAGGATGAGACTTCTCTTGTGTCATTGGGGCATTAGGTATTGGTGAACCATTCTTTTTTTGCTTCTTTGTCTTCTTAGGTAGCTTCAACATGAAAGTAACACATGTTAGTCATGAAAAATAATTCAATCACTAAATATAGTTTCTTGTCAATGTCTTACCAAATCTGAATCGTAAGGAATGATCAGATGAGATGGCCACTCAACATAGTGGCCGACAGCATGACGTACTAAAGAAATCTCATCTCCAATAGGAAAAATAAGTTTAGCCTCATCATTGCAGCACTCATCCACTtgcacacgatagttaccct
This genomic interval from Humulus lupulus chromosome 8, drHumLupu1.1, whole genome shotgun sequence contains the following:
- the LOC133796230 gene encoding uncharacterized protein LOC133796230: MYNIFENGDTVAIGRIMATSRKIHCVDLRKGNYRVQVDECCNDEAKLIFPIGDEISLVRHAVGHYVEWPSHLIIPYDSDLLPKKTKKQKKNGSPIPNAPMTQEKSHPSQKLPSQNEVVSIKASAPILFKIPSGAPRFLKCLLTTVKYVEPSFMIKITMDFEIFSHENDLYISQEDIVHVGLMEEIGASRVSLYIRILYFQLVKREISHFFRFVEPIWLSNVGSTEEERVESVSKRMLDSNPGQMWLLPYHKG